In Deinococcus psychrotolerans, a genomic segment contains:
- the purK gene encoding 5-(carboxyamino)imidazole ribonucleotide synthase produces the protein MLALAAAPLGVRVVVLEPDPLAPAQVCAEHLLAPYTDPAGLARLAECDAVTLEFENVPVEALSWLAGRVPLRPAGELLHLSKHRIREKEALRRAGAATAPFVSIEAESDLKGALESVGGRGILKTSELGYDGKGQVRVSSAAELLPAWNALGRHACVLEGWVEFAREVSLGVARNAQGQLAYGGLIENIHVGGVLRRSLYLPGDTARASAEQQARRLARSVAESWELEGLLTLEFFELPSGELIVNEVAPRVHNSGHLTQDGGGLSQFEAQVRAALNWPLQDFVPKLPCAMVNLLGWAEGREPDWQAILKLEGARLHLYGKAHKPGRKLGHVNLVAWESAELLEKLAVLETLIPQ, from the coding sequence ATGCTGGCGCTCGCCGCCGCGCCGCTGGGCGTGCGGGTGGTGGTGCTGGAACCCGACCCGCTCGCGCCCGCTCAAGTCTGCGCTGAACACCTGCTGGCTCCTTACACCGATCCGGCAGGACTGGCCCGCCTCGCCGAGTGCGACGCCGTGACGCTGGAATTTGAAAACGTGCCGGTAGAAGCGCTGAGTTGGCTGGCTGGCCGGGTGCCGCTGCGTCCGGCAGGCGAACTGCTGCACCTGAGCAAGCACCGCATCCGCGAAAAAGAAGCGCTGCGCCGCGCTGGAGCCGCAACTGCGCCGTTTGTCAGCATCGAAGCCGAGAGTGATCTGAAAGGCGCACTGGAAAGCGTTGGCGGGCGCGGCATTCTCAAGACCTCCGAACTCGGCTACGACGGCAAAGGGCAAGTTCGGGTATCAAGTGCCGCCGAGCTGCTTCCGGCTTGGAACGCGCTGGGCCGCCACGCCTGCGTGCTGGAAGGTTGGGTGGAGTTTGCCCGCGAGGTCAGTCTGGGGGTGGCCCGCAACGCGCAGGGTCAGCTGGCTTACGGCGGCCTGATTGAAAATATCCACGTGGGCGGTGTTCTGCGCCGCAGTTTGTATTTGCCCGGTGATACTGCCAGAGCAAGCGCTGAGCAGCAAGCCCGCCGCTTGGCCCGCTCCGTTGCGGAGAGCTGGGAACTCGAAGGCCTGCTGACCCTCGAATTCTTTGAACTGCCCAGCGGAGAACTGATCGTCAACGAGGTCGCTCCCCGCGTTCACAACAGCGGCCACCTGACCCAAGACGGCGGCGGCCTCAGCCAATTTGAAGCGCAGGTGCGGGCGGCCCTCAACTGGCCGCTGCAAGACTTCGTTCCCAAGCTGCCCTGCGCGATGGTCAACCTTCTGGGCTGGGCTGAAGGTCGGGAACCCGATTGGCAGGCGATCCTGAAACTGGAAGGCGCGAGGTTGCACCTTTACGGCAAGGCCCACAAGCCCGGCCGCAAGCTCGGCCACGTCAATCTGGTGGCGTGGGAGTCGGCGGAGTTGCTGGAGAAGTTGGCGGTGTTGGAGACGCTGATTCCGCAGTAG
- the tig gene encoding trigger factor, translated as MAELMSKEGNKVEFKASVPAAEVSRAYQQVWAGLSRDVRVPGFRPGKAPKKVLEQRVGAGYVENEVRERLLQVHYPQAARELKLSLVDAEINPSDLKDGQAFDFSVKGETYPEVKLGDWKQAQLSAAAPEITSDVLERTLTDLQDRNATFESVERPAGGNDMVMIEETGEEGGSYPIYLDVAEPHVQEALTGKSKGDDVSINVPAHQHGDHEHPEHTVQVKIMDVRHKQRQELGDEFAKSLNFESLERLRSDLKEELTRRAQQEGEAARREEFIEHLVSGMETNIPGALLTRRRDAMMEEIQSDLSRQGVKWAEYESFMTEQGKLDDFMADLDKNAESRVRRDLALEQLAEDMKVSVSDQEFNQTMLSLAQANNLTAQQLRTQLGPDGLNSYYANILREKALTLALAQLAPKPEAKAAEADAAPEAEAAAPAETAPAEVESDAAPSEEAQTEAPQAEAATEGEQGEDTKSE; from the coding sequence ATGGCAGAACTGATGAGCAAAGAAGGCAACAAAGTAGAATTTAAGGCGTCGGTGCCCGCAGCCGAAGTAAGCCGTGCTTATCAGCAAGTCTGGGCGGGGCTGTCCCGTGACGTGCGGGTACCGGGCTTTCGTCCGGGCAAAGCGCCCAAGAAGGTGCTTGAGCAGCGCGTCGGAGCCGGCTACGTCGAAAATGAAGTGCGTGAGCGCTTGCTGCAGGTGCACTACCCGCAGGCTGCCCGCGAACTCAAGCTGAGCCTGGTGGACGCCGAGATCAACCCGTCCGACCTCAAAGACGGTCAGGCGTTTGATTTCAGCGTCAAAGGCGAAACCTATCCCGAGGTCAAACTGGGCGACTGGAAGCAGGCCCAACTCAGCGCCGCCGCGCCGGAAATCACCAGCGACGTGCTGGAGCGCACCCTCACTGACCTGCAAGACCGCAACGCCACCTTTGAAAGCGTCGAGCGCCCCGCCGGCGGCAACGACATGGTGATGATCGAGGAAACCGGCGAGGAAGGCGGCAGCTACCCGATTTACCTCGACGTGGCCGAGCCGCATGTCCAAGAAGCCCTGACCGGCAAGAGCAAGGGCGACGACGTGAGCATCAACGTTCCGGCCCACCAGCACGGCGACCACGAGCACCCCGAGCACACCGTGCAGGTCAAGATCATGGACGTGCGCCACAAGCAGCGTCAGGAACTGGGCGACGAATTTGCCAAGAGCCTGAACTTCGAGAGCTTGGAGCGCCTGCGAAGCGACCTCAAAGAAGAACTGACCCGCCGCGCTCAGCAAGAAGGCGAAGCCGCCCGCCGCGAGGAGTTTATCGAGCACTTGGTTTCGGGCATGGAAACCAACATCCCGGGAGCGCTGCTGACCCGCCGCCGCGACGCCATGATGGAAGAAATTCAGAGCGATCTGTCGCGTCAGGGTGTCAAGTGGGCCGAGTACGAGAGCTTCATGACCGAGCAGGGCAAACTGGACGATTTCATGGCCGACCTCGACAAGAATGCCGAGAGCCGCGTGCGCCGCGACCTCGCCCTCGAGCAGCTCGCCGAGGACATGAAGGTCAGCGTCAGCGATCAGGAATTTAACCAGACCATGTTATCGCTGGCGCAGGCCAACAACCTGACTGCCCAGCAACTCCGCACCCAACTGGGGCCGGACGGCCTCAACAGCTACTACGCCAACATCTTGCGCGAAAAAGCGCTGACGCTGGCACTAGCGCAACTGGCCCCCAAGCCGGAAGCCAAGGCGGCAGAAGCGGACGCTGCGCCGGAAGCGGAGGCTGCTGCTCCTGCTGAAACTGCGCCTGCTGAAGTGGAGAGCGACGCCGCGCCGTCAGAAGAAGCCCAAACCGAAGCGCCACAAGCCGAAGCCGCCACAGAAGGCGAGCAGGGCGAGGACACCAAGAGCGAGTAA
- a CDS encoding M24 family metallopeptidase has product MATAQHDTLPVNDPLRRIQQALQEAPEPVDGWLIYDFRGLNPHAGALLNLGGSFLTRRYFVWVPTQGRPALLHHRIEGGTWKRLLAGAEVDFIPYSAHTELDEHLRRLVGGKTVAAEYSPQAAVPYVSYVDAGTLERIRGVGAEVVSSADLLQGFLAWSAEDLAAHQRAVAVLMRAKDMAFELIHQRLQAGQPVTELDVQAVIAGQIEEAGMLSGHPVNVSFAANAADSHYEPGGDLNATLQVGQCVLIDLWAQEAGRPFGDVTWVGYAGEPSAEYSQAWQAVAAARDKALDVLQERSASGTLEGWEVDRAARDVIEAAGLGEFFSHRLGHSLGVQIHGSGANLDDLETHDTRKLLPGLSVTVEPGVYPAERGYGIRSEVDVLLTDSGPLVTTPVQIAPFVLGRAGETWAQVRARGLGEES; this is encoded by the coding sequence ATGGCTACTGCTCAGCACGACACCTTGCCCGTCAATGATCCGCTGCGCCGCATTCAACAAGCCCTTCAAGAAGCGCCTGAACCAGTGGATGGGTGGTTGATCTATGATTTTCGCGGCCTCAACCCTCACGCGGGAGCGCTGCTCAACTTGGGCGGTTCATTTCTGACGCGGCGGTATTTTGTGTGGGTGCCGACTCAGGGCCGACCTGCTCTGCTTCACCACCGCATTGAGGGCGGCACTTGGAAGCGCCTGTTGGCCGGGGCCGAAGTGGACTTCATTCCGTACAGCGCCCACACCGAGTTAGACGAGCATCTGCGCCGGTTGGTGGGCGGCAAAACGGTGGCGGCCGAGTACAGTCCGCAGGCCGCCGTGCCTTACGTCAGCTACGTGGACGCCGGTACTCTGGAGCGGATACGCGGTGTGGGCGCAGAGGTGGTGAGCAGCGCCGACTTGCTTCAGGGCTTCTTGGCATGGAGCGCAGAAGACTTGGCCGCGCACCAGCGGGCAGTGGCCGTGTTGATGCGGGCCAAGGATATGGCGTTTGAACTGATCCACCAGCGCCTGCAAGCGGGCCAGCCGGTTACTGAGCTGGACGTTCAAGCGGTCATTGCTGGCCAGATCGAGGAAGCGGGCATGCTCAGCGGTCATCCGGTGAATGTCAGCTTCGCAGCCAACGCCGCCGACTCGCACTACGAACCCGGCGGCGATCTCAACGCCACTTTGCAGGTGGGCCAGTGCGTGCTGATCGATTTGTGGGCGCAGGAAGCGGGCCGCCCGTTTGGTGACGTGACGTGGGTGGGCTACGCGGGTGAGCCAAGCGCCGAATACAGTCAGGCCTGGCAAGCGGTGGCCGCCGCCCGCGACAAAGCGCTGGACGTGTTGCAGGAGCGCTCGGCGTCCGGCACCCTCGAAGGCTGGGAAGTCGACCGCGCCGCCCGCGACGTGATTGAGGCGGCGGGCTTGGGCGAGTTCTTCAGCCACCGGCTCGGCCACAGCCTCGGGGTGCAGATTCACGGCTCGGGAGCCAACTTGGACGACCTAGAGACGCACGACACCCGCAAGCTGCTGCCGGGCCTGTCGGTCACGGTGGAGCCGGGCGTCTACCCCGCCGAGCGCGGGTACGGCATCCGCAGCGAGGTGGACGTGTTGCTGACCGATTCGGGGCCGCTGGTGACCACGCCGGTACAGATTGCTCCCTTTGTACTCGGTAGGGCGGGGGAGACGTGGGCGCAGGTGCGGGCGCGGGGTTTGGGCGAGGAAAGCTAA
- a CDS encoding DnaJ C-terminal domain-containing protein: protein MAYKDYYDVLGVQRSSSEGEIKSAYRKLAKQYHPDKNAGDHKASERFKEIGEAYAVLSDAEKRKLYDQYGHSGQVPPGAWGGAGAGGGSGFSSADYGGVDASQFSDFFQGLFGQQGQAGRGGFRGGGAQVNLDDLMSGMGGGRRFVQNVEGELQVTLPEAYSGSDETIQVEGKRLTVRIPAGTRDGARLRLAGQGPGGGDVLLTIRVLEDVKFDLEGTDLSTSVDVPVDTAALGGSVRVPTMKGDVSLNIPAGTSGGRRMRLKGQGWPSKTGAGDLYVKLNLVLPAKLSDAEKQLYEQLKALRSGQTTQS, encoded by the coding sequence ATGGCCTACAAAGACTATTACGATGTTCTGGGCGTGCAGCGCAGCTCCTCCGAGGGCGAGATCAAAAGCGCTTACCGCAAGCTGGCCAAGCAGTACCACCCCGACAAAAACGCGGGCGACCACAAGGCCTCCGAGCGCTTCAAAGAAATTGGTGAGGCCTACGCGGTGCTCTCCGACGCCGAAAAACGCAAACTGTATGACCAGTACGGCCACTCCGGACAGGTGCCGCCGGGAGCTTGGGGCGGAGCGGGCGCAGGCGGCGGCAGCGGATTTTCCAGCGCCGATTACGGTGGGGTGGATGCTTCGCAGTTCAGCGACTTTTTTCAGGGCCTGTTCGGTCAACAAGGTCAAGCCGGACGCGGCGGCTTTCGCGGCGGCGGAGCGCAGGTCAACCTCGATGACTTGATGTCGGGCATGGGCGGCGGACGCAGGTTCGTTCAGAACGTGGAGGGCGAACTGCAAGTCACTTTGCCAGAAGCCTACAGCGGCTCAGACGAAACCATTCAGGTGGAGGGCAAACGCCTCACTGTCCGGATTCCGGCCGGCACCCGCGACGGCGCTCGGCTCAGGCTGGCGGGTCAGGGGCCGGGGGGCGGCGACGTGCTGCTGACCATCCGCGTGCTGGAAGACGTCAAATTTGATTTAGAAGGCACTGACCTGAGCACCAGCGTGGACGTGCCAGTAGACACGGCGGCGCTCGGCGGCAGCGTGCGGGTGCCGACCATGAAAGGCGACGTGAGCCTGAACATTCCGGCAGGCACCAGCGGCGGGCGGCGGATGCGGCTGAAGGGTCAGGGTTGGCCCAGCAAAACGGGCGCGGGCGACCTATACGTCAAGCTCAATTTGGTCTTGCCCGCCAAGCTGAGCGACGCCGAAAAACAACTTTATGAGCAGTTGAAAGCGCTGCGGAGCGGCCAAACCACACAAAGCTGA
- a CDS encoding nucleotide exchange factor GrpE, translating to MTNKPDHTENLKFEPETKTGEQTLEAVDAQPVDAELLDEDADMEGLEGMDGMPDLDENMFAQVQEMMAKMEKVDELEKENADLRGRLGRLAADFESHRRRTQDDVSGAQDQGKAKAAEAMMPIYDALERALTMGTEDPVKLIPGVQAVQASVLRVFSGLGLEATGSVGEHFDPQWHEALQVVPGDENDIITQVYELGFKMGDKLVRPARVVVSKKQ from the coding sequence ATGACCAACAAACCAGACCACACCGAAAATTTGAAATTTGAACCCGAAACCAAAACCGGCGAGCAGACTTTGGAAGCCGTCGATGCTCAACCCGTCGACGCCGAACTGCTGGACGAAGACGCCGATATGGAAGGCCTAGAGGGCATGGACGGAATGCCCGACCTCGACGAAAACATGTTCGCCCAAGTGCAGGAAATGATGGCGAAGATGGAAAAGGTAGACGAACTGGAAAAAGAGAATGCCGATCTGAGGGGCCGTTTGGGCCGCCTCGCTGCCGACTTTGAAAGCCACCGCCGCCGCACTCAAGACGATGTGAGCGGCGCTCAGGATCAGGGCAAAGCCAAGGCCGCCGAGGCCATGATGCCCATTTACGACGCCTTGGAGCGTGCCTTGACGATGGGCACAGAAGACCCCGTTAAACTGATTCCCGGCGTGCAAGCGGTGCAGGCCAGCGTGTTGCGCGTCTTTTCGGGTCTGGGACTGGAAGCCACCGGCAGCGTCGGCGAGCACTTCGACCCACAGTGGCACGAAGCACTGCAAGTGGTGCCCGGCGACGAGAACGACATCATCACCCAAGTCTACGAACTCGGCTTTAAGATGGGCGACAAATTGGTGCGGCCCGCACGGGTTGTTGTTTCTAAAAAGCAGTAA
- the dnaK gene encoding molecular chaperone DnaK yields the protein MPKAVGIDLGTTNSVIAVMEGGRPEVIVNAEGGRTTPSVVAYKGDERLVGQIARRQAALNPTATIFEAKRFIGRRWDEIGAEAERSPFKVKEGPGGSVRVEVGNQDLAPEQVSAEVLRKLVNDASAKLGEKIKDVVITVPAYFDNSQREATRQAGEIAGLNVLRVINEPTAAALAYGLERKGNETVLVFDLGGGTFDVTILELGDGVFEVKSTSGDTHLGGADFDQRIVNWLADEFKKEHNFDLRKDPQALQRLIETAEKAKIELSNASETSISLPFITFDPETRTPLHLERTLSRAKFEELTGDLLKRVRKPVEQALNDAKLDASKIDEVILVGGSTRIPAVKRIVKELTGKEPNESVNPDEAVALGAAVQAGIILGDSSLGDIVLVDVTPLTMGVEVKGGMIAPMITRNTPVPAKRTEIYTTADNNQPGVEINVLQGERPMANDNKSLGRFKLEGIPPMRAGQPQVEVTFDIDANGILNVTAKEKTSGKESSIRIENTTTLDKGDVDRMVREAEQNAATDKERREKVEKRNSLDSLRVQALQQLEENESADQGAKDKLKAAADAAEEAVRLDDDSKIADAQKVLEEELRTFMTANQNQPKNDGQDGPQGGAGAQGGVNMNKDDDVIDADFKPAE from the coding sequence ATGCCAAAAGCAGTCGGAATCGATTTAGGAACCACCAACAGCGTCATCGCCGTGATGGAAGGCGGACGCCCCGAAGTAATCGTCAACGCCGAGGGCGGACGCACCACACCCTCCGTGGTCGCGTACAAAGGCGACGAGCGTTTGGTCGGCCAGATTGCCCGCCGCCAAGCCGCGCTCAACCCCACCGCCACCATCTTTGAAGCCAAGAGATTCATCGGACGCCGCTGGGACGAAATCGGCGCGGAAGCCGAGCGCAGCCCGTTCAAGGTCAAAGAAGGCCCCGGTGGCAGTGTACGCGTGGAGGTCGGCAATCAAGACCTCGCGCCCGAGCAGGTCAGCGCCGAAGTGCTGCGCAAACTGGTCAACGACGCCTCAGCCAAACTCGGCGAGAAGATCAAAGATGTGGTCATCACCGTGCCGGCTTATTTCGACAACTCGCAGCGCGAAGCCACCCGTCAGGCCGGTGAAATCGCGGGCCTCAACGTGCTGCGCGTCATCAACGAGCCGACTGCTGCCGCGCTGGCCTACGGCTTGGAGCGCAAAGGCAACGAAACGGTCTTGGTCTTCGACCTCGGCGGCGGCACCTTCGACGTGACCATTCTCGAGCTCGGCGACGGGGTCTTTGAAGTCAAGTCGACTTCCGGCGACACCCACCTCGGCGGCGCGGACTTCGATCAGCGCATCGTCAACTGGCTGGCCGACGAGTTCAAAAAAGAGCACAACTTCGATCTCCGCAAAGACCCACAGGCCCTCCAGCGCTTGATCGAAACCGCTGAAAAAGCCAAGATCGAACTCAGCAACGCTTCGGAAACCAGCATCAGCTTGCCATTCATCACGTTTGATCCTGAAACCCGCACTCCGCTGCACCTCGAGCGCACCCTTTCCCGGGCCAAGTTCGAGGAACTAACCGGCGACTTGCTCAAGCGTGTACGTAAGCCCGTCGAGCAGGCGCTGAACGACGCCAAGCTCGATGCTTCCAAGATTGACGAAGTCATTCTGGTGGGCGGCTCGACCCGTATTCCCGCCGTCAAGCGCATCGTCAAAGAACTGACTGGCAAGGAACCCAACGAATCGGTCAACCCCGATGAAGCCGTCGCGCTCGGCGCTGCCGTGCAGGCCGGTATCATTTTGGGCGATTCCAGTTTGGGCGACATCGTGCTGGTCGACGTGACCCCGCTGACGATGGGCGTGGAAGTCAAGGGCGGCATGATCGCGCCGATGATTACCCGCAATACCCCGGTTCCGGCCAAGCGCACCGAGATCTACACCACCGCTGACAACAACCAGCCCGGCGTGGAAATCAACGTGCTTCAGGGTGAGCGCCCGATGGCCAATGACAACAAATCGCTGGGCCGCTTCAAGCTTGAAGGCATTCCCCCGATGCGGGCCGGACAGCCGCAGGTAGAAGTGACCTTCGACATTGACGCCAACGGCATCTTGAACGTGACCGCCAAGGAAAAGACCAGCGGCAAAGAATCGAGCATCCGCATCGAGAACACCACCACGCTCGACAAGGGTGACGTAGACCGGATGGTGCGCGAGGCCGAGCAAAACGCCGCAACCGACAAAGAGCGCCGCGAGAAAGTCGAGAAGCGCAACAGCCTCGATTCGCTGCGGGTGCAGGCTCTCCAGCAGCTCGAAGAAAACGAGAGCGCCGATCAGGGAGCCAAGGACAAGCTCAAGGCCGCTGCCGACGCTGCCGAGGAAGCCGTGCGCCTCGACGACGACAGCAAGATCGCCGACGCCCAGAAGGTGCTGGAAGAAGAACTGCGCACCTTCATGACCGCCAACCAGAATCAGCCCAAGAATGACGGCCAGGACGGGCCGCAGGGTGGAGCCGGAGCGCAGGGCGGCGTCAATATGAACAAAGACGACGACGTGATCGACGCGGACTTCAAGCCCGCCGAGTAA
- the ftsH gene encoding ATP-dependent zinc metalloprotease FtsH has protein sequence MKRVVWPLWLLGAALLLLAIISLTMPRDLQSPLSLDQFEQALTQGKVQSLNIQYQGNTAALGGVLKDGRQFESRSLSDDPLLNLDTLQKGGVNVTIAPVGGFNWIGTLSTLLTVALIGVLLFTLLRSRNQQGSDPANQFGKSKAHVIQEGQIKVGFGDVAGCDEAKADLTEVVDFLKHPEKYHALGARIPHGILLVGPPGSGKTLLARAVAGEAKVPYFSISGSDFVEMFVGVGAARVRDLFEQARKAAPCIVFIDEIDAVGRKRGSGMQGGNDEREQTLNQLLVEMDGFGSTHEIIILAATNRPDVLDAALLRPGRFDRQVVVDAPDVRGRETILKIHARKKPLEPNVDLGAVARRTPGMVGADLENLLNEAALGAARGQRGRITNKDIDEARDRVLMGPERRSMVIGEKDRRVTAYHEVGHALASQLLPHADRVHKLTVVPRGRALGAAMYTPEDRMHHTEASLLDRIAVALAGHAAEDVALGAVTTGAQSDFQQATNIARKMITEWGMSKLGNIALQQDGGYLGLPSERGLYSEETAERIDEELRRITGEQFTRVHALLSEHVHQMHRLVDALIVHETLSGEQFDTVLAGGTLEDPEVGAVTATELPAVGTLKPGGV, from the coding sequence ATGAAACGTGTGGTGTGGCCCCTCTGGCTGCTTGGCGCAGCGCTCCTCTTGTTGGCAATCATCAGCCTGACCATGCCGCGCGATCTCCAGTCGCCTTTGAGCCTCGACCAATTTGAACAAGCCCTGACCCAAGGCAAAGTGCAGTCACTGAATATTCAGTATCAGGGCAACACCGCTGCGCTCGGCGGCGTCCTCAAAGACGGCAGACAATTCGAGAGCCGCTCGCTCAGCGACGATCCGCTGCTGAATCTGGATACGCTGCAAAAAGGCGGCGTCAATGTCACCATCGCCCCAGTCGGCGGCTTCAACTGGATCGGCACGCTGAGCACCCTGCTGACCGTCGCTTTGATCGGTGTGCTGCTGTTTACCCTCCTCAGGAGCCGCAATCAGCAGGGCAGCGACCCGGCCAACCAGTTCGGCAAGTCTAAGGCCCACGTGATTCAAGAAGGCCAGATCAAAGTCGGTTTCGGCGACGTGGCGGGCTGCGACGAAGCCAAAGCCGACCTCACCGAGGTGGTGGACTTCCTCAAGCACCCCGAGAAGTACCACGCGCTGGGCGCACGCATTCCACACGGCATTTTGCTGGTCGGCCCCCCCGGTAGCGGCAAGACGCTTTTGGCAAGGGCGGTGGCTGGAGAAGCCAAAGTGCCTTACTTCTCGATCAGTGGTTCTGACTTCGTGGAAATGTTCGTCGGCGTCGGCGCGGCCCGCGTGCGCGACCTCTTTGAGCAGGCCCGTAAAGCCGCGCCCTGTATCGTCTTCATCGATGAAATCGACGCGGTGGGCCGCAAGCGCGGCAGCGGAATGCAAGGCGGCAACGACGAGCGCGAACAAACGCTCAACCAACTGCTGGTCGAAATGGACGGCTTCGGCAGCACCCACGAGATCATTATCCTGGCGGCGACCAACCGCCCCGACGTGCTGGACGCCGCCTTGCTCAGGCCCGGACGCTTTGACCGCCAAGTGGTCGTCGACGCGCCGGATGTGAGAGGCCGCGAAACCATCCTCAAGATTCACGCCCGCAAAAAGCCGCTGGAACCCAACGTGGATCTCGGCGCGGTGGCCCGACGCACCCCCGGCATGGTCGGAGCCGACCTCGAGAACTTGCTCAACGAAGCGGCGCTGGGCGCGGCCAGAGGACAGCGCGGCCGCATCACCAACAAAGACATCGACGAGGCACGCGACCGGGTGCTGATGGGGCCGGAGCGGCGCAGCATGGTCATCGGCGAAAAAGACCGCCGCGTCACGGCCTACCACGAAGTCGGGCACGCGCTGGCTTCGCAACTGCTCCCGCACGCCGACCGCGTTCATAAACTGACCGTCGTGCCGCGTGGACGGGCGCTGGGCGCGGCCATGTACACCCCCGAAGACCGGATGCACCACACCGAGGCCTCACTCCTCGACCGGATCGCGGTGGCGCTGGCCGGACACGCTGCCGAGGACGTGGCGCTGGGAGCCGTGACCACCGGAGCGCAGAGCGACTTTCAGCAGGCCACCAACATCGCCCGCAAGATGATTACCGAGTGGGGCATGAGCAAGCTCGGCAATATCGCGCTCCAGCAAGACGGCGGCTACTTGGGGCTGCCCAGCGAACGCGGCCTTTACAGCGAAGAAACCGCCGAGCGCATCGACGAGGAACTGCGCCGCATCACTGGCGAGCAATTTACCCGTGTTCACGCCCTGCTCAGTGAGCATGTTCACCAGATGCACCGCTTAGTCGACGCCTTGATCGTGCATGAAACGCTCAGCGGCGAGCAGTTCGACACGGTGCTGGCCGGCGGTACCCTCGAAGACCCTGAGGTGGGCGCGGTCACGGCGACCGAATTGCCAGCGGTGGGCACGCTGAAGCCGGGCGGCGTTTAG
- a CDS encoding MFS transporter: MAQRGGLGRPGLRAAQRLHALPFGVIGALLFLNVYAPQSLLPVLAREFGVSSAQVGTVIGSTTLAMALFAPFAGLIADALGRRRVTLGAFALLLLPSLLATQAQTLSALNLARFAQGLLIPLVMVAVSAYLAEEAPPARFAQLLTAYVTGTIVGGFAGRLLSGVAEHAGNWHLAFWLLLLTNLLGVGAALVGMPREKHFIPQRRPREAGRILVNHLRNPALLLTCAVGFLILFVLVSVFNTVTLRLAAPPYSLGSGPIGLIFAVYLLGAVVTPVTAPALARRGPLWALQAAVLTSLAGLCLTLLTSLPLLIAGLAVAACGVFLAQAAALSAVQSSIQGGRSLANGLYNFAYYGGASVASVLAGAAYDWRGWNAVAALCMVAMLGAGWVGQRGWRNSAA; this comes from the coding sequence GTGGCGCAGCGCGGCGGGCTTGGTCGGCCTGGCTTGAGGGCGGCTCAGCGCCTGCACGCTCTGCCGTTCGGCGTTATCGGAGCGCTGCTGTTTCTGAATGTTTATGCGCCGCAAAGTTTGCTGCCGGTGCTGGCGCGTGAGTTCGGGGTCAGCTCGGCGCAGGTCGGCACCGTTATCGGCAGCACGACGCTGGCAATGGCGCTGTTCGCGCCGTTTGCGGGTTTGATCGCTGACGCATTGGGACGGCGGCGGGTGACGCTGGGAGCTTTCGCGCTGCTGCTGTTGCCCAGTCTGCTGGCCACTCAGGCCCAAACGCTTTCGGCGCTCAATCTGGCCCGCTTCGCGCAGGGGTTGCTGATTCCACTGGTGATGGTGGCCGTCAGCGCTTACCTGGCCGAGGAAGCTCCGCCTGCCCGCTTTGCTCAGCTGCTGACCGCTTATGTGACTGGCACCATCGTGGGCGGCTTCGCGGGGCGGCTGCTCAGTGGCGTGGCCGAACACGCGGGCAACTGGCACCTGGCGTTCTGGCTACTGCTGCTGACCAATCTGCTGGGCGTGGGCGCGGCGCTCGTGGGAATGCCCAGAGAGAAGCACTTCATCCCGCAGCGACGCCCACGAGAAGCTGGGCGCATTCTGGTCAATCACCTGCGAAATCCGGCGCTCCTGCTGACCTGCGCGGTGGGATTCCTGATTTTGTTTGTGCTGGTGTCGGTCTTCAACACCGTGACTTTGCGGTTGGCTGCGCCGCCGTACTCGCTGGGCAGCGGCCCGATTGGGCTGATTTTCGCGGTGTACCTGCTGGGCGCAGTGGTGACGCCCGTGACCGCTCCGGCACTGGCGCGGCGTGGGCCGTTGTGGGCGCTCCAGGCCGCCGTGCTGACCAGTCTGGCGGGGTTGTGCCTGACCCTGCTCACGTCACTGCCGCTGCTGATCGCCGGCTTGGCGGTGGCGGCTTGCGGGGTCTTTCTGGCGCAGGCGGCGGCGCTCAGCGCGGTGCAGAGCAGCATTCAGGGTGGGCGCAGTCTGGCCAACGGCCTCTACAACTTCGCTTACTACGGCGGCGCGTCGGTGGCCAGCGTGTTAGCGGGCGCGGCCTATGACTGGCGCGGCTGGAACGCGGTAGCAGCTCTGTGCATGGTCGCCATGCTGGGAGCCGGATGGGTGGGGCAGCGGGGCTGGCGCAACAGTGCGGCGTGA